AAGGTTTTGAAGCTTTAAGAAATGGTGAATTTATATTAGTTTTTGATGATGATGATAGAGAAGGAGAAGTAGATATGATTATCGCTTCTGAATTTGTAACTCCTAAATCAATAGCTACTATGAGAGATTATGCAGGTGGTTTAATCTGTAATTGTCTGCATTCTGATTATTGTGATGCTATTAAATTACCATTTATGACAGAAATTATGCAAGCAGCTTGTGAAAAATATCCTGATTTAGAAAAATTAACACCTAATGATATTCCTTATGATGAGAGATCATCATTTTCAATTTGGGTAAATCATAGAAAGTCATTTACAGGAATAACAGACATTGATAGAGCAACAACTATTAGTGAAATGGCAAAGATGATGAAAGAAGAAAGATTTGAGGATTTTGGTAAAACTTTTAGGTCTCCTGGTCATGTTTGTCTTTTAAGAGGAGCTGATGGTTTAGTTAAAAATAGAAGAGGTCATACAGAAATTGGTCTTGCAATGTGTGAAATGGCAGGTATAACTCCAGTTTGTGTTGTTTGTGAAATGATGGATTCTAAAACAGGTAAAGCTACATCTATTGAAGATGCATGTAAATATGCTGAGAAAAACAATTTAGTTTTACTTAAAGGCGAAGATATTATAAATGCATATTTAAATATCTAATTATTTGCTTTTTCAAAAATATAATTTGCAATGTATTGGGTTATCTGTTTTACTTTATAAGAATTATAAATACTAAAACTAATAGATAACTCATTATGTAATTCTATTTTAAGTCCATCACGCATTTCTTTTGAATTTGATATTTTACTTATTGAGTTCCATGTAATTTTTAAATTTTTATCATTTTCTATTGCTTTTTCTATAAAAATTCCATCTTCTTCAATTTTTACATTTTTTATTATTCTACGGATATTTTCAGATTTTAATATTAAATTGTTAGATTCATCAAATCCATAATCAGGAACTAAACATGTTGCTTTCCATCCTTGTTTTATTTTTTTCATAAGACGTGCTTTATCTTTTTTTGATAGTTTAACTCCTTTTTCAAGTCCTAAATTTAATGCCATTATATCATCTTATTTTTAATTTCTTCAAATGTAAATATTTTATTAAATTCAATCTCACAAGCCATATTTATTATATCATTGATATTTAAATTATTTTCCACTAATTCAAGTGCATATTTAGTAAATAAATCATATCTTATTTCAACTTCAGGAATAAATCCTCTTCCACCTGTTTTTAATTTTGGAAGTTTCAATATATTGTCTACATTTGTATTATTTTTAATATATGGAACTACATTGTCAAATATATTATCATTATATACCTTGTTTAATATTATTGCTTTTACTGGAACTCCAAATGTTTCAAGCATATTTGCATGTGAAACTAAGTCAATAGCTGCAGATTCAATTCCTCCTTTATTAACTCCAGTAACTAATATCATTGGGATTTTTGATGACATTGCAATTTCAGCAGCTGAAAAAGGTACTTTTTCATTTAAAATACCTGTAAATACACTCATAACTCCTTCTATTAATACAATATCATAATCTGATTTATTTAGCATATCTATTGTAGATTTGATATTTTTCCAGCCTAAGTGTCCAATTTTTATCGAAGAAAAATTTTCCATTTTTCCTTTTGTTAAGTATAATCCTGGAATTATATCTCGAACATCTGGTCCTACTTTTAATAAAGCTACTTTATAACCTTTTTTTCTAATAGCTCCAGCAAGTCCAGTCATTATAAATGTTTTTCCGCTATCAGATCCGTTACTTCCAATCATTAAATATTTAGGTTTTTTGTTTGGTGTGGTTTTTTTTATTTTTATATTCGTGTTTATTCCAATTTCTTTTTGGAGATATTTTTTTACTTTTAGATTTTTATTGTAGATTTTATCAATATTTTTAATGTCCATATAATTTATTAAATTTTCTAAAAGAATTGGGTTTTCATCTAATATGTTATGAATCATTGTACCAATTACATTTCCATCATCATTACATGCACCTGAGAAGATATTATAATCACCTTTTTCATTGGTATCTCCATAATTCATTCTTTGAACCTTCGAATAAAACAAAGGTTTTGCATATCCTTCAATTTTACCATAGGTGTGTGTATGGAAACCATCAACATCTTCAATTTGATTTTTTGTTATAAATGAATTATCAAAAACTTTGGCTTTAATCCTATCACTTGTAATTAATGGTGAAAAATTAACATCTATTATTTCAAGACCTTTTTTTATAATAGGCACTTCCGATTTTCTACCAATATTTATTTGATTAGATAAAAGTTGAAAACCTGCACAAATTCCAATAATAGCTTTTCCATCATTAGCCATTTTTTTAATCTCTTTATTTAAATCCATGTTAATATCATTAGATTCAATAAGAGTACCACCTGGAATTATTAAAGCATCAAGCTCATTACTTGCTTTGTTCCCATTAACAAGCCCATTTTCTTTAACAATGTCTGTTGGTAAATTTCCAAAGTCTTCAAATCCGGGAACAGCTCCATTTATGTAGGTGATTCCAATTTTTGTCATAAAATAACTCCTTGAATATTCTATTATATTTTATTAATATTAAATTTTAAATATAGATTTCAAGTGTAAAATTGGTATTTTATTAATAATGGGTAATTTTAGAAAAAAAAGAATTCATTGAGTATTTTGTAAAACACTCATAGCTTTTATTATTTTTAAATCATCTAGCGGTTTAGCTTGTAATTGTAATCCTACAGGAATATTATCTACTTCACCAGCTTTAATACTTCCAGCTGGAATTCCTGCTAAATTAGCGATTACAGTTAATATATCATAAGCATACATTTCCATTGGTGTTAATTTTTCACCAATTTTATGTGGTAACTTAG
Above is a window of Methanobrevibacter oralis DNA encoding:
- a CDS encoding AAA family ATPase; its protein translation is MTKIGITYINGAVPGFEDFGNLPTDIVKENGLVNGNKASNELDALIIPGGTLIESNDINMDLNKEIKKMANDGKAIIGICAGFQLLSNQINIGRKSEVPIIKKGLEIIDVNFSPLITSDRIKAKVFDNSFITKNQIEDVDGFHTHTYGKIEGYAKPLFYSKVQRMNYGDTNEKGDYNIFSGACNDDGNVIGTMIHNILDENPILLENLINYMDIKNIDKIYNKNLKVKKYLQKEIGINTNIKIKKTTPNKKPKYLMIGSNGSDSGKTFIMTGLAGAIRKKGYKVALLKVGPDVRDIIPGLYLTKGKMENFSSIKIGHLGWKNIKSTIDMLNKSDYDIVLIEGVMSVFTGILNEKVPFSAAEIAMSSKIPMILVTGVNKGGIESAAIDLVSHANMLETFGVPVKAIILNKVYNDNIFDNVVPYIKNNTNVDNILKLPKLKTGGRGFIPEVEIRYDLFTKYALELVENNLNINDIINMACEIEFNKIFTFEEIKNKMI
- the ribB gene encoding 3,4-dihydroxy-2-butanone-4-phosphate synthase, whose translation is MNHETDLEKGFEALRNGEFILVFDDDDREGEVDMIIASEFVTPKSIATMRDYAGGLICNCLHSDYCDAIKLPFMTEIMQAACEKYPDLEKLTPNDIPYDERSSFSIWVNHRKSFTGITDIDRATTISEMAKMMKEERFEDFGKTFRSPGHVCLLRGADGLVKNRRGHTEIGLAMCEMAGITPVCVVCEMMDSKTGKATSIEDACKYAEKNNLVLLKGEDIINAYLNI